The following proteins are co-located in the Pseudomonas sp. DY-1 genome:
- a CDS encoding TolC family outer membrane protein, producing the protein MRARMAIAGLLGAVAMPATAMDLSEAWGVYQTQGPTYLASVHERQAGQEYKELGKAGLLPNISSTAYWKRVDGTSEQDNFLGNSVESDLEYDSKGAVVELRQPLFNKQRMAEYRQGKQRTLFSDAVFDAKTQESAVSLAARYFAVLLALETIDLAEVKLKNLENQVKAAKRRFELGDGTVIDVDQASARRDLAKAELIEAEDNLLVARRLLQELLGVLPEDMSTLRTEFPTPPLEPPTLQDWINDARANNPTIIARSRSLDIAVDEVDRAKAGHWPTLDFVAAYNDTESDSVSTQNQANKYGSVGVELRIPIFTGGATSAQVRQASANRELANDQLNSSREEVLSGTTREFRGVQSGEQRVRALETAVVSSERAQESARKGFQAGTSTNLDILNAEEQAFIARRDLLEAKLRYLLSRLRLAASVGSLGEDDIQQANAYLGPAIPVHPTVPSE; encoded by the coding sequence ATGAGAGCCCGGATGGCCATTGCCGGTTTGCTCGGAGCCGTCGCCATGCCCGCGACGGCCATGGACCTCAGCGAAGCCTGGGGCGTCTACCAGACCCAGGGACCGACCTATCTGGCATCGGTGCATGAACGCCAGGCCGGCCAGGAATACAAGGAACTGGGCAAGGCCGGCCTGCTGCCGAACATCAGCAGTACCGCCTACTGGAAACGGGTGGACGGCACCAGCGAGCAGGACAACTTCCTGGGCAACTCCGTGGAGAGCGACCTGGAGTACGACTCAAAGGGGGCGGTGGTGGAGTTGCGCCAACCGTTGTTCAACAAGCAGCGGATGGCCGAGTACCGCCAGGGCAAGCAACGCACCCTGTTCAGTGATGCGGTGTTCGACGCCAAGACCCAGGAATCGGCGGTCAGCCTGGCCGCCCGTTATTTCGCCGTGCTGCTGGCGCTGGAAACCATCGATCTGGCCGAGGTCAAGCTGAAGAACCTGGAGAACCAGGTGAAGGCCGCCAAGCGACGTTTCGAACTGGGCGACGGTACCGTGATCGACGTCGACCAGGCCTCTGCCAGACGCGACCTGGCCAAGGCCGAGCTGATCGAGGCGGAAGACAACCTGCTGGTGGCGCGACGCCTGCTGCAGGAGCTGCTTGGCGTGCTGCCAGAGGATATGTCCACCCTGCGTACCGAGTTCCCCACGCCGCCGCTGGAGCCACCGACCCTGCAGGACTGGATCAACGATGCGCGGGCCAACAACCCAACCATCATCGCCCGCAGCCGTAGCCTGGATATCGCGGTCGACGAGGTGGATCGGGCCAAAGCGGGACATTGGCCGACCCTGGATTTCGTCGCCGCCTACAACGATACGGAAAGCGACTCGGTTTCGACCCAGAACCAGGCCAACAAATACGGTTCGGTCGGGGTGGAGTTACGTATCCCGATCTTTACCGGCGGCGCCACCAGCGCCCAGGTGCGCCAGGCTTCGGCTAACCGCGAGCTGGCCAACGACCAGCTGAACTCCAGCCGCGAGGAAGTGCTGTCCGGAACTACCCGCGAGTTCCGTGGGGTACAGAGTGGCGAGCAACGGGTACGCGCCCTGGAGACCGCGGTGGTGTCCAGCGAGCGGGCCCAGGAGTCCGCACGCAAGGGCTTCCAGGCCGGTACCAGTACCAACCTGGACATCCTCAATGCCGAGGAACAGGCCTTCATCGCCCGTCGGGACCTGCTGGAGGCCAAGCTGCGCTATTTGCTGTCGCGCTTGCGCCTGGCGGCGTCGGTGGGGTCGCTGGGCGAGGACGATATCCAGCAGGCCAATGCCTATCTGGGCCCGGCTATTCCGGTGCATCCGACCGTTCCAAGCGAGTAA
- the metR gene encoding transcriptional regulator MetR, protein MLELRHLKTLHALREADSLVEAAERLHLTQSALSHQFKELEERLGMQLFVRKTKPVRFTSAGLRLLQLADSLLPQLRSAERDLARLAGGTAGRLHMAIECHSCFQWLMPTIDQFRDAWPEVELDLASGFSFAPLPALARGDLDLVVTSDPVDLAGITYVPLFTYEALLAVDNQHALASKPFIVPEDLASLTLITYPVERDRLDIFTRFLEPADVEPAQVRTSELTVMMMQLVASGRGVCCLPNWALHEYSSRGYVTAKRLGEKGLYCTLFAAIRADMLDAPFMRDFLLTAKDTSFATLEGVSAAR, encoded by the coding sequence ATGCTCGAGCTTCGCCACCTCAAGACCCTGCACGCCTTGCGCGAGGCCGACAGCCTGGTGGAAGCCGCAGAACGCCTGCACCTCACCCAGTCCGCCCTCTCCCACCAGTTCAAGGAACTGGAAGAGCGCCTGGGCATGCAGCTGTTCGTGCGCAAGACCAAACCGGTTCGCTTCACCAGCGCCGGCCTTCGTCTACTGCAACTGGCCGACAGTCTGTTGCCGCAACTGCGCAGTGCCGAGCGTGACCTGGCGCGTCTGGCTGGAGGAACCGCAGGCCGACTGCACATGGCCATCGAGTGCCACAGCTGCTTCCAGTGGCTGATGCCCACCATCGACCAGTTTCGCGATGCCTGGCCGGAAGTGGAGCTGGACCTGGCGTCCGGGTTCTCTTTCGCCCCCCTGCCCGCCCTGGCCCGCGGTGACCTGGACCTGGTGGTGACCTCCGATCCGGTGGACCTCGCCGGCATCACCTATGTGCCGCTTTTCACCTACGAGGCCCTGCTGGCCGTGGACAACCAGCATGCCCTGGCGAGCAAGCCGTTCATCGTCCCCGAGGACCTGGCCAGCCTGACCCTGATCACCTACCCGGTGGAGCGCGATCGCCTGGACATCTTCACGCGCTTCCTGGAACCGGCGGATGTGGAACCCGCTCAAGTGCGCACGTCGGAGCTCACGGTGATGATGATGCAACTGGTGGCCAGCGGCCGTGGTGTCTGCTGCCTGCCCAACTGGGCGCTGCACGAATACAGCTCACGGGGCTATGTAACGGCCAAACGCCTGGGTGAGAAGGGTTTGTACTGCACGCTGTTCGCGGCGATCCGCGCCGACATGCTGGACGCCCCGTTCATGCGCGACTTCCTGCTGACGGCCAAGGACACGTCGTTCGCCACCCTGGAAGGGGTAAGCGCGGCGCGTTGA